The DNA region AGGCTCCGGGCGTACGTCACGATGTCGCCCGTACCGCCGAGGCCGCGGGCCGGCCGGCCGTCCCACACCGCGAGCAGCCGGTCGCAGTGGTCGGCGATGTACGCACCCGCCGCGTAGTACGCCTCGTCGGTGGAGTGCGGGTAGCCGAGCCGGACCTCCCGGGCCGCCCGGTCCTTGAGGGCCCGGTAGCGGGCGAGTTCGGCCGCGTCGGCGAAGCAGGATTCGTAGTCGCCGCTCGGGATGACCACGGTCAGGTCCGCGCCCCGGGCCAGGGCGAGGTCGGCGAAGAGCTGGTCCGCTCCCACCGCCAGGCTGGAGAGGGCCTCCAAGGAGCCTTCGTGGCCGCAGAGCGCCGCCCGTAACCCTGCGAGCACATGGGCGTGGGCCTCCTGCGGGATGGTGCGATGACCGGTCACTCCGATGCGTTTCACGGACCTGGAACCCCCTGAGGTGTCTGCCGGGGGTTCCGGAGGGCATCCCTCCGGTTGGTGCAGCGCCCGCCCCCGTTGCTCCTGCGTGACCGACCTGCCCCACATCCTCTCAAAAGCCGCGGGGTGAGCGGGAGCCCCCGCCCGGCATTCGGGCGGGGACTCCGTCTCGGTCGACTGCCTGTTCGGGGTTGTGCAACGGGTGTGCGCGTATCAGTAGACGCTGACTCCGTACGCGCTGAGCGCCTCGGCGACCGGCTGGAAGTACGTGGTGCCGCCGGAGGAGCAGTTGCCGCTGCCGCCCGAGGTCAGGCCGATCGCCTTGGAGCCGGAGTAGAGGGAGCCGCCGGAGTCGCCGGGCTCCGCACAGACGTTGGTCTTGATCATGCCGTAGACGATGTCGCCGTTGCCGTAGTTGACCGTGGCGTTGAGACCCGTGACGGAGCCGCTGTGGATGCCGGTGGTGGAGCCGCGGCGGGTGACGGACATGCCGGCCGTGGCGTTGGCCGCGCTGGTGATGTCGACGCTGCCGACGGTGCCCGCGGGGGCGACCGAGGCGTTGTCGTACCGCACCAGGCCGTAGTCGTTGGTCGGGAAGCTGGAGCCGACCGTCGGTCCGATGCTGGTCGTCTTCGACGAGTTGGTGTACCAGGGCGGGTTACCGTCGGTGCAGTGACCGGCGGTCAGGAAGTAATAGGTACTGCCGCTGCGGACGTTGAAGCCGAGGGAGCAGCGCCAGCCGGGGGCGTAGATCGCGTCGCCGCCGGAGAGCAGCTTGCTGAGCTTACCGGGGGTGCGCTCGATCTTCAGGGCGGCGGCGTTGGCTCCGGCGGACTGCTTGATCTGCTCGATCTCGGCCTGCGAGACCGTACTGTCGACGGCGACCACGAGTCTCTTGGACACCGGGTCGACGTTCCACGCGGTGCCCGCGACGTCGGCGCCGAGCACGGCGTCGCTCGCGGCGGAGAGCTGCTCGGCACTGAAGGTGGTGTTGGTGTCGGCCTGGGCGCTGGGGACGGCCAGTGCGGCGACGGCGACGAGACCCGCGGCGATGGCGATGGTCCTGGCGCGTCTCGCGGTGCCGCCGAGGGGGGTAGTGCGCTTCATCCTCACTTTTCATTCCTCCCGAGGGGAAGTCGGGGGCCCGCCTGTGGGGTGGTCGGACCCGTGAGGCGCAGTCTTTCGCACGGCCATATGCCTGCAGTACAGACATGCCGTGTTCCTGACAAGCGCTGTTCGGGAGTATTCAAGGCGTCAACTCGTGGCGCAAGAGGGCCTACTGGCCTGAACTTGTCGCACAGCGCGGGAGCGGCCCCGGCAGCACGCGGGCTGCCGGGACCGCTGCCCCGGACGAATATGTCGGCGTGTCAGTTGTCGACGCGGTTGCGCTCCCCCGCCTCGACGGCGACGGGAAGGGTGTTGCCGGGCGGCGGGAAGGGGCAGATGAAGTGGTCCGCGAAGGCGCACGGCGGCAGCAGCGCGCGGTTGAGGTCGACCGTCACGCTGCCGTCCTCGGCGGGCGCCGCGGGCCGCAGGAACCGGAAGCGGTAGCTGCTGGTTCCGCTGGTGGCATCGGCGAAGACCGCCCAGAGCGAGCCGTCGGGCTCGACCGCGACATGCAGCGTGTGCTCCGCGCCGTCGGCCTCGAAGGCGATCTCACCGGCGAGTCCGAGACCGCGCTCGACCCCGTCGGCGTTCTCGACCCGGACCGTACGGGCGCTGTCGTACGGGCGGAAGATGCCCGGGAGCACCCAGCGGGCGTCGTACGGGGTGGCTTCGATGGCCCGGAAGGCGCGCCGCGCCGGGGAGTCCGGGTCGAAGTCCCGTACCGCCCAGAGCCCTTCGCGGCTCAGCACGACCAGCCGCCGCTCACCGTGCGCGACGCGGGACTCGTCGATCGGGCCGCGGTCGGCGGTGAGACGGACCTGGCCGGTGAAGGGCTCGCCGTCGACGGTCAGCCCGTCCGCGGCGGAGGCGCTGAGCACCAGCTCGTCGCCGTCCTCCCGCCACTGCCCGGGGACCTCGGGGATGTGGCCCTCCGGGTAGTCGGAGAGCCAGTGGGTGCCGGTGAGGGAGAGCGGTCCGTAGGGGCCGGCGACCATGGCGGTGCGCTCCTCGTGCCAGTGCTTCCAGTCCTGCGCCGCCTGCTCGGAACCGTGCGGCTGCTGTGCGTCCGTGCTCATGCGATCAACCTTTCCATACCGGCTCGGCGAGCCCGAGATGCGACCGCAGCGTGGGACCGGTGTATTCGGAGCGGAACACCCCGCGCTCCTGGAGGAGCGGGACGACGCGGTCGACGAAGTCGTCCAGACCGCCCGGGGTGAGATGCGGTACGAGGATGAACCCGTCGGCGGCATCGGCCTCGACGAACTCGGTGAGCCGCGCCGCGACCGTCCGCGGGCTGCCGATGAAGGACTGCCGGCCGGTCGTCTCGATGACGGTCTGCCGGATGGACAGCCCCTTCTCCTCGGACAGCGCACGCCAGCGCGCCGCGACGGCGAGGGGATCGCCGTGCTTGACCCGGCCCTGGACCAGCGAGGATCCGGGGTCCGGATCGATGTCGGGCAGTGGCCCGTCGGGGTCGTAGGAGGAGAGGTCGCGGCCCCAGATCTGTTCCAGGGCCAGCAGCGCGTTCTGCGGGGAGACCTGCTGGAGGCGGATCTCGGCCGCCCGCTCCTGCGCCTCGGCGTCGCTGTCGCCGAGTACGAAGGTGACCCCGGGCATGATCTTCAGCTCGCCGGGGGCCCGGCCGTACTTCGCCAGCCGCGCCTTGACGTCGGCGTAGAAGGTGCGGCCCGACTCCAGGGTGCCGTGCCGGGTGAAGACGACATCGGCGGCGGACGCGGCGAACTCGCGGCCCTCCGGGGAATCACCGGCCTGGATGACGACCGGATGGCCCTGCGGGGAACGCGGAACGGTGAACTCGCCCTCGATGGCGAAGTGCTGCCCCCGGTGCGTGAACGGTCGCGGGGTGCCGTCCGGGGTCCAGCTGTCCCACAATTCGCGTGCGGTGGCGACGAACTCGGTGGCCCTGGTGTACCGGTCGGCCCGGTCGAGGTAGCCGCCGCGCCGGAAGTTCTCCCCGGTGAAGGCGTCGAAGGAGGTGACGACGTTCCAGGCTGCCCGGCCTTCACTGAGGTGGTCGAGGCTGGCGAGGCGGCGGGCCAGTTCGTACGGCTCGTTGAAGGTGGCGTTGACGGTGGCGGCGAGGCCGAGCCGGTCGGTGACGGCGGCCAGCGCGGCCAGCACGGTGAGGGATTCGGGACGGCCGACCACGTCCAGATCGTGGATGCGGCCGTTGTGCTCGCGCAGCCGCAGCCCCTCGGCGAGGAAGAAGAAGTCGAACTTGCCGCGTTCCGCGGCGCGGGCGAGGTGCTCGAAGGAGGAGAAGTCGATCTGGCTCCTGGAGCGGGGGTCCGCCCAGACGGTGGTGTTGTTGACGCCCGGGAAGTGGGCGGCGAGATGCATCTGCCTCGTTGCGGTGCTCATGCCCGTCCTCCTTCGGGGGCGTACCGGTTGGCGGGGCGGGCCAGTCCCAGGTGCTCGCGCAGGGTGCCGCCGGGGTAGAAGGTGCGGAACAGGCTGCGGTGCTGGAGCAGGGCCACGGTGCCGTTGACGATCCGTTCGAGGTCGCGCCCGGGGGTGATGGGCGTGAGGTGGAAGCCGTCCGCCGCTCCGCCGCGGTGCCACCGGGTGATCAGGTCGGCGAGGTCCACCGGGCCGCCCCGGTAGTGCGAGCCGTCGGCGGCGAGCAGCGGTCCGCTCTCCAGTCCCGGTTCGGGGGCGGTCTCGGCGTCGCCGAGGTCGACGGTGAGCGCGACCAGGACCCGGAGCGTGTCGGGGTCGCGTCCGTACGCCGCCGCGCGCCGGCGCAGATCGGTACGGACCGCGGCGGCCTGCTCGGGGGCGGTGGCCCGTACCAGGACGACATCCGCGTGGCGGGCCGCGGTCTCCCGGGCCGGGCCGCTCGTCCCGTCGACGACGGTGACCGGGTGCCCCTGCGGGGGCCTGGGCACGATCGCCGGGCCCCGGACGGAGAAGGAGGCGCCCTCGAAGTCGACGTAGTGCAGCTTGTCGCGGTCGATGAAGCGTCCGGTGGCGACGTCCCTGATCTCGGCGTCGTCCTCCCAGCTGTCCCACAGGCGGGAACCCACGTCGGCGCTCTCACCGGCCTCGCGCCACAGCTCGTCGGCGGGCGCCGCCGGACGCCGGCCGAACAGCCGGGCCTCGGCCCCGGTCGTCGACACATCGACGTTCCAGCCCGCCCGGCCACGGCTCACCCAGTCCAGGGTGGCCACGGCGGACGACACATGGAACGGCTCGGTGTGGGTGGTGGTGACGGTGGGCACCAGGCCGATCCGGGCGGTGGCGGGGGCGAGCCGGGAGAGCACCGCGAGCGCGTCGAGGCCGGGCCGGGCGAAGGAGTCGCCGAGCGTGACGAAGTCGAGGGCGCCGCGCTCGGCGAGCCGGGCGAGGCCGGTGTAGTGCCCGGGGTCGTAGCGGGGCGGACCGCCGATCTCGGCGGCCAGATGAAGGGGGGCGGTTGCAGGCATGGGTGGTACCTCTCCAGGGCTCTCTCAGGTGTTCTCTCGGGGATCCCGCGGGGCTCAGCTCTTGGGCCTGGGCAGGCCGGGCGGGTTGATCTCCGACTTCGTGACGGCCTCGTCGGTGAGCCCCCAGCGCTTCAGCACCTTGGCGTACGAGCCGTCCCGCACGATGTGGTCGATGGCGGCCGCGTACGCCCCGACCAGGCCGCTGCCCTTCTTCGTGGTGGCGGCGATCTTGCCCTGGAGCCCGTCGCCCGCGCCCGACAGCGTGCCGACGATCTCGGACTGGCCGGCCGACACGACGTGGTAGTTGGCGGACGGGCTGGGGCCGAGATAGGCGTCGATCCGGCCGGACTGGAGAGCCAGGTAGTAGTCGGTGTCCTTCTGGAAGTACTTGATGTCGACCGGCTCGCGCCCGGCCCGGACGTTCTCCTCGCTCCAGTCGACGAGGATCTTCTCCTGGTTGGTGCCGGACGCGACGGCGATCGTCCGCCCCGCCACGTCCTTCGGTCGCTTCACCTTCCAGCCGGAGCCCTTCTTGGCCTCGAAGGCGATGTTGTCGAGCCGGTAGGTCGCGAAGTCGTACTTCTCTTTGCGTTCCTCGGTGACCGTGACGTTGGAGAGCACTCCGTCGAACTTGGAGCTGTCGAGTCCGACGAAGAGGTTCTCCCAGGAGACCTGTTCGAACTGCGGCTTCAGGCCGAGTGTGTCGGCGATCAGGGTCGCTATGTCGATCTCGGAGCCGATCCGGGTCCTGTCGTCGGTCGCGTAGAAGCCGAGCGGTGGTGAGGCATCGGCGCTCGCGCCCAGCCGCAGCGTGCCCCGCTCGCGGATGGCCGCGGGCACCTTCGCCGCGATGGCCTCGTCCTTCTTGCCTCTGATCCGGTGCTGGTCGGGGCCGATGTTGATGCCGGTGCCCCGTTGCCCCTTCGGCTTCACCTCATCGGTCGCGGCGTCACCGGTACCGCAGGCGGTGAGCAGCCCTGCGGCGGTGAGGGTGGCGAGCGCGGCGGACAGGGTGCGGCGGACGGACACGGGTGCACTCCTCGGAGAGAACATGGGTGGGATCACAGAACCTTGGACAGGAAGGCGCGGGTGCGCTCGTGCCTCGGACGGTCGAGTACGTCGCCGGGGGCGCCCTGCTCGACGATCCGTCCCTCGTCCATGAAGACGACGGTGTCGGCGACCTCCCGGGCGAAGCCGATCTCGTGCGTGACGACGATCATCGTGGTGCCCTGACGCGCCAAGTCCTTGATGACGTCGAGGACTTCACCGACCAGTTCGGGGTCGAGCGCCGAGGTCGGCTCGTCGAAGAGCAGCAGCTTCGGTTCGAGGGCCAGCGCGCGGGCGATGGCGACCCGCTGCTGCTGCCCGCCGGAGAGCTGCTTGGGGTAGGACCCCGCCTTGTCGGCGAGCCCGACCCGGGCGAGCAGCCTCTCCGCGGCGGCGACGGCTTCCTTCTTCGGGCGGCCGAGGGCGGCGACCGGGGCCTCGATGACGTTCTCCAGCACGGTGAGGTGTGGGAAGAGATTGAAGTTCTGGAAGACGAAGCCGATCCGGGTGCGTCGGCGCAGGACCTCGCGTTCGCGGAGCTCGTACAGCTTGTTGCCGTCCCTG from Streptomyces sp. NBC_01591 includes:
- a CDS encoding S1 family peptidase, translating into MRMKRTTPLGGTARRARTIAIAAGLVAVAALAVPSAQADTNTTFSAEQLSAASDAVLGADVAGTAWNVDPVSKRLVVAVDSTVSQAEIEQIKQSAGANAAALKIERTPGKLSKLLSGGDAIYAPGWRCSLGFNVRSGSTYYFLTAGHCTDGNPPWYTNSSKTTSIGPTVGSSFPTNDYGLVRYDNASVAPAGTVGSVDITSAANATAGMSVTRRGSTTGIHSGSVTGLNATVNYGNGDIVYGMIKTNVCAEPGDSGGSLYSGSKAIGLTSGGSGNCSSGGTTYFQPVAEALSAYGVSVY
- a CDS encoding DUF1684 domain-containing protein → MSTDAQQPHGSEQAAQDWKHWHEERTAMVAGPYGPLSLTGTHWLSDYPEGHIPEVPGQWREDGDELVLSASAADGLTVDGEPFTGQVRLTADRGPIDESRVAHGERRLVVLSREGLWAVRDFDPDSPARRAFRAIEATPYDARWVLPGIFRPYDSARTVRVENADGVERGLGLAGEIAFEADGAEHTLHVAVEPDGSLWAVFADATSGTSSYRFRFLRPAAPAEDGSVTVDLNRALLPPCAFADHFICPFPPPGNTLPVAVEAGERNRVDN
- a CDS encoding NtaA/DmoA family FMN-dependent monooxygenase (This protein belongs to a clade of FMN-dependent monooxygenases, within a broader family of flavin-dependent oxidoreductases, the luciferase-like monooxygenase (LMM) family, some of whose members use coenzyme F420 rather than FMN.), giving the protein MHLAAHFPGVNNTTVWADPRSRSQIDFSSFEHLARAAERGKFDFFFLAEGLRLREHNGRIHDLDVVGRPESLTVLAALAAVTDRLGLAATVNATFNEPYELARRLASLDHLSEGRAAWNVVTSFDAFTGENFRRGGYLDRADRYTRATEFVATARELWDSWTPDGTPRPFTHRGQHFAIEGEFTVPRSPQGHPVVIQAGDSPEGREFAASAADVVFTRHGTLESGRTFYADVKARLAKYGRAPGELKIMPGVTFVLGDSDAEAQERAAEIRLQQVSPQNALLALEQIWGRDLSSYDPDGPLPDIDPDPGSSLVQGRVKHGDPLAVAARWRALSEEKGLSIRQTVIETTGRQSFIGSPRTVAARLTEFVEADAADGFILVPHLTPGGLDDFVDRVVPLLQERGVFRSEYTGPTLRSHLGLAEPVWKG
- a CDS encoding LLM class flavin-dependent oxidoreductase, translating into MPATAPLHLAAEIGGPPRYDPGHYTGLARLAERGALDFVTLGDSFARPGLDALAVLSRLAPATARIGLVPTVTTTHTEPFHVSSAVATLDWVSRGRAGWNVDVSTTGAEARLFGRRPAAPADELWREAGESADVGSRLWDSWEDDAEIRDVATGRFIDRDKLHYVDFEGASFSVRGPAIVPRPPQGHPVTVVDGTSGPARETAARHADVVLVRATAPEQAAAVRTDLRRRAAAYGRDPDTLRVLVALTVDLGDAETAPEPGLESGPLLAADGSHYRGGPVDLADLITRWHRGGAADGFHLTPITPGRDLERIVNGTVALLQHRSLFRTFYPGGTLREHLGLARPANRYAPEGGRA
- a CDS encoding ABC transporter substrate-binding protein gives rise to the protein MSVRRTLSAALATLTAAGLLTACGTGDAATDEVKPKGQRGTGINIGPDQHRIRGKKDEAIAAKVPAAIRERGTLRLGASADASPPLGFYATDDRTRIGSEIDIATLIADTLGLKPQFEQVSWENLFVGLDSSKFDGVLSNVTVTEERKEKYDFATYRLDNIAFEAKKGSGWKVKRPKDVAGRTIAVASGTNQEKILVDWSEENVRAGREPVDIKYFQKDTDYYLALQSGRIDAYLGPSPSANYHVVSAGQSEIVGTLSGAGDGLQGKIAATTKKGSGLVGAYAAAIDHIVRDGSYAKVLKRWGLTDEAVTKSEINPPGLPRPKS
- a CDS encoding amino acid ABC transporter ATP-binding protein gives rise to the protein MVEIRSVHKSFSSLEVLRGIDLSVRTGEVTVVLGPSGSGKSTLLRTINHLEKVDNGWISVDGTLVGYRRDGNKLYELREREVLRRRTRIGFVFQNFNLFPHLTVLENVIEAPVAALGRPKKEAVAAAERLLARVGLADKAGSYPKQLSGGQQQRVAIARALALEPKLLLFDEPTSALDPELVGEVLDVIKDLARQGTTMIVVTHEIGFAREVADTVVFMDEGRIVEQGAPGDVLDRPRHERTRAFLSKVL